AAAATATGTTTCGTTTTAAACCAAAACTGAACAGTTCGGTACAATTCATGgtttaaagattgtaattttcaGATAAAACCGGAAAGCGAATCCATTACATTTTTGGCGGTTTAAACTTTAAACTAAATCGAacccaagaccaatttcaacaGTATTTGTTATTATCTAAGTTTTAAAAGAAATGCTGCCAAATTTCTCTAATCGAAGCTTCATGTTTTACatgaaatgaataaaaaatttactaaaagaaacaaataaagtaaaatattttggtttaaaAGTCCATTTGAACTAAAACCAAGCCGCAATATTCGATTGGTTCAAATTTGATTTAGCATAATTAGTGTTTGATTTTAGTTTGAAACAATGATGCATCAAACTTGATGGTTctgaaatcttaaaaaaaaactacCCACAATGAAAAGATTTACACCCGTTCATGAGAAGATGTGAGTCATATACTCGTGTAATCTTCCTTTTTCATCATTTTTGTGCTGGACCCTTGACATGTAAAGTTTCAAAGTTGAGCCTTCTATtgtcatcataaacataaattagctcctagtattttaaatttgatcgTAACAGGACTTCCATCAATCTCACAAAGAAGGCAAAGAATCAAAGCTTTAAAAGGCATCAGTACACACAATCCAAATATTATGTTAAAGACTGCATAATCAATAGTCTAACGTACTTTAGTAATTCTGTAAACTTGGGCTGTCAGATTCAAAAGTGATGGTTAAAAAATAACAGAGACAATAATGTTACCTCAATGGTCATGGGTGTAAAGACCACGAGATTGCTGAGATTGAAACCAAAGGCAGCAAGTAAAAATCCCAGCTGGTACTTCTCAGCAGCTCCTGAGGACTTCCACGGGTGCAAGTACCCGAAAGCCCCCAGTGCAACAGCACAACATACCCCCACCATTGAAAAGTAGGCTGGAAACATTTTGCTCTGCAAATTCCCAAACTGATGCCTAGGCAAATTCCTACAGTAAACACACCTCGATTATGGGCATCCCTTGAAAATTTCacgaatataatattatataaacaagATCCCTTCATTGGGAGAAATAGACTTCTCGGATCAATTtaagtaacaaaaaaaaaattgaatctttgTAAATGCGAGGTAGGAACATAGCACAACGATTTATAAAACTATCATCACTAAGTGCTTCCCATGTTCAACATTTCCTGCAAATATAATCCCAATTACTGTGAAAGATTAAAAATCCGCAATGGGAAAATGAATGGAAAGGTTGCAATTTTACAAACAATTTTCACGAGCTCCACTCGCACTAAACAACTGAATGAAAGTTATGCCCAGCCAGTTAAGCATAAATACGAAGAAGAGAGAGGCAATACTTGAACATGATGATGCCGCCTATGAAAGTAACCCATAAAGCAGCACCCCAGGCCGTGGAGAAACAGAGGAGGTAAGCCAGTTTGACTACAGTGACGAGTATTGGCAAATTCTGTCCACCCGATATCGATCCAAAGGATTCCGGCGAGAAAATCACCCCCACCGCCAAAAATGCCATCGCAGTTGTAAATCTTGTCAGCCAAGCCATATTTCTCCACGAAATCGGGAGTGAAAATTACCGATTCCTGGCTAAAATGTTCCGAAACGAGGACAGAACTGCGACGAATTTGGAGGTTTCTTCTAGATTCTCTTTAATTAATCGCCGCAACAACCAATGATAACAGATTCCATTGGGTAGGTAGGAAGGAAGAAATCCTTTGACTAGATTTCCCCTTGAATTACAAAATGGATCGGGTTACGACCGACCTGAGGCCACCCCCATTAAGCCCGACCCGGATCTTCACTCGACCGATCCGCTCgccttttaaaaaattaaataaataataacctGAGGAAGTGGAGTTAGAATCCCGGCGCCttgaaaattaataaacaatatatttatcGAAAATTGTGTGTGAAACGTATTTAACATAATTGATTAgattatcaatttttaaatcattaagatttattttataattaaattaaatttaatattagattctctaaataaatttatttgttgGATTGGTTTCTAGATTTCTGCGAGAGTAACAGCACATTAATTTGTGGAGTTAACTTTAATGGGCCAAATACGAGCCCAAATATGGCCATTTCAGTTGTCGGCTCATGAACAAAGCAGAAAATGACACGTGTTTTAAGAATGATGAAGCACGACGAAGGATTCCTCAATTGAAACAAATACCTCCTTCAATGGACGAATTACCATCTTTACCCTTCTCTTCCAAGGTAATTACCATCTTCATACCCCCTCTCTTCTTCCTCCAGAAGTTGAATCCACTTGCCCCCAAAAGCAGCATCTTTCTCAGCAATATTTCGGTTCTTACAGTGATTTGAACCGCTACTTTTGCCAGAATGCCTGAAAGTAGGCAGATTTTAGCGTATGAGGAGCCTGCAAAACCCTTTGCGGGACTTCGCTGTGTTCTTTTCGGATTCGACTTTGGTAGAAAAGAAGAGGTATATTCTGGGCGGAATTTATAGTTGTGATAGCTGGCGGACGCGACTGGCCCGACTGGATGCTGTAAATTATGGTTCGGATTGCACTCACGTGATTGTTGATAAGCTTGTTTACGTGAGTGTACACTGTCAAGATTGAAATGGAAATCCTCTTATTCAACGTTGAATTGATTGTTGTGCACCCACATTTGTTGATGTCAGAATGATCCCGTATGTGTTACTGCACGAAGAGATGGAAAGACACTGGTGACTGGCTTATGGGTTGACCACAGTCTTGATGTGGGAATGCCTATTGATCCTACTTCCGTATGCTTTCCCATGCTCCTGATGATTTCTTTTTGTCTTAATGGGAAAGGCATTTACTGTGGCAAGTTAAATTAAACAAGTATATCTAGCTCTCTTTAGTTATGGACTTGCAGGGTTTTAACTATGTGCGCTGGTTGTTTCTGTGTGTGAAAAAAATTCCTTTTTTTATGCGTGTCAATATCTACGCACTTTAAGATTTCAATTGTTTAATTTTCTCGCCTTGAAGCGCACCTCGTGAGTCGGCTTTGGTTCTATGAAATGTTAAGAAGCTTTCTAGGACTCTAGTACATTAAGTTCCCAAGGTCTGGTCCTCAAATTTACTTCTATATCttgttttttcctttctttcggAGAGTTGCCTGTGAATATTAACTCTTGATGACAAATCACTAAAGGTACAGTTTTTGTAACGATCGTGGGTCATTAGACTGAATCAACATGGGCTTCGGTCCATACACATGCAGTACTACTGATTATGGATCATTAAGATGGTGCAGCATGAGCCTTGTTTCATGCCCATGGTTGGAATAATGTATATTTCATACAATGTTTGAACAGGAGAGAAATATGAGCTTGCaaagaaaataaagaagatAAAGCTTGTCAACTGCTTAGATTTGGTCTTCTTGCCATTGGTGGTTAGAAGAGGTTGATTTGTAAGAAAAAGTGACACATATGAATTCATATAAGAAGTGGAATGAACGTATAGGAAATGGCAACGTTCATAGCctataattttgaaaaacaatACATGCAtcgcctcaactttagaaaattgagacgcGCATGCGCCTCTTATTTTGACAATAAAGCTCTTGAAATCACTTATTGATGGTATGAGATATCTATAAATACCGGTGATTGAAATCTCTAAGCACACATCTCATAAGAACaaaatacaccatctacagATAGTGTTGGAGTGATTAGAAGGTTTCAATTGAATAAAATCAAAAAGCTTACAAATTATTCGATGATCGAAGGTAACGCTTCGATCCGCTTTCACATATTGTTTATCAAGTTTATAAATTTGATGAAACatgaattttgagaaaaattccaAGAACACCAAAAGAAAACGGCATTGATGTAGCATGCCAAGTATGTGTATCGGGGGGATAAAGGAGAGGAAATGTTGGTTTGTGTTGAGTTGTATGAGCGACATTGTGTCCACTTATTAATCCTTTCTCACCTACTCGCTGCGCATACATACCTCGTCTTCTTTGTCCTGTcacacaaaacaaaaaaaattggttcGTACGTTGTTTTAGCCTTACATTGCTCTCTCATATTCTAATATTCAAGCATCCAAGACGATCTTGGGTACGTGGAGGCGAGTAACATCCTTAGAAAATGAGCgagaaattaatatttttttttatcagtgaataaaatatattacacAGTCAATATAATATTCAAAACCAAGTGTATCCTGATATATTTACACgacaatataatataaaaaatagctATTTAACGGAATtcatctatttaaattaataaatataaacgGATATGTGTCAggataaacatttgaaatttataattgGCTTTTCTTGATGCTTAATGTATAAtaatacattttaaatattttacaataCAGATCTCTCATTATTTCTCCATTATCTGTCCTTCCcaatattctttttttattatatacgCTAGGATAGGAGAGATTGACTTATTGTGTGTTGATAACACTCCTCACTCCATTTCCTATCTATTCATCCTCGTAGATTCTACTTCTACTACAGTACCAGTACTAGGTCAATCCTATTTTATattcttaaattattattttttgttcattatatataatttataaaaattttagaaatttaatcGATCTTGAACAAGAATTTCTctctttgaattttattttaaataatgaacgTAAAAACGTTTGGGCtctgtttgtttgtttgtttgtttatattttattttattattatccaGTTCCTCCGCATGGGAAGTTGGGAACATCGAGTTTGTAATTAATGAATGCCAGCAGTTGATCCAAACAAATATTAATGGCAAAACgaattatatatgtttatttatgtatataaataatgcAAGCATTTCTGGCGATTTTATATATTAGGCATGGCGTGGGATCGAagccaaaaataataataatggccTTCTGCAATTAACTGTGGGAGTAATAATAACTTAGAGAGCATTCTTTTatcgggaaattggccttcagttcCCCgccgtcttttttttttgtgttcagtctcttagtatttttttagtaccatatttttacatgaattatatcacatttccacatgaagtataccacaatttgtatgacatagtaccacaattttgttggtagagagtgaacccaaaaaaatgttttgattgaggatttttcaccaacttcccattcttttatttgaactcgatttcattttgatttttgaaattctaGGACCAAACCCCTTTTTTCGGACTTTAcattgaaacaaatattttcgaCATCTGAAATTGCAATAAAGATTCTAGGGCTaccaaaaacacaaaataaataaagggCAGATGGGAAATTCTACTTCCAGAAACTAAATGAACAAGATATCAAAATTTTGACTATTTTTCATAGTACGTTTGTACATTATTTGCCTCCTCCTTCGAGTCAACTGGCAAATTGCATTCGCGGCTACGGGCAAAATCAAAATAGCACGACACCCCGTTATAAAATCAATAGGTCTTtaaaattctatattttttacgcaaaattttgaaaatattatttgatttttacgtAAGGAGTTCGTGCTTTTTTTTTTCCGCTCAAGGATCACGAATACAATTTTGCCAAAGCTAACCAACCACCTGATAATCACCATTACTTAACAGCTCAATGCTTCGTACTTAACTGTCATCGGACGGCTGAACACTGTCTGAGACAGCAAGTTCCCGACGGTGGAGAGGTCACGGCAGAAAACTCCTTGAAACACTGATGCTGGCGGGGTTGTCAAGATCATGGTACTGCTATTCTTGCAATTCGCCGATTCTGAGATGGCTGTCGGAGTAGAATCCATCTTAGCGGCTGAGGGTTGCGGGATGACGACGGCGGCGGCAGTCTTCTTTCCCTGTTTTTCAGCAGATTCTTCGTCTAAGATGGTTGCCATTACGCTAGTGTAACCTTTCTGAATCATTCTGTAGAGGAGTAGAGCCGATAACTTCGCACGATCTCGAACTGAATCCACATCTTTCTCATCCACAAACTCGCACCTTTCGATGAAACTCGACGATTTATCGGGCTTGTGTTTGAGGTTTAGCAGCAAATGAGCTCTTTCTACCTCTGATCTGGAGCATTCtcttctcaatccaatcaacgCATGGTAATCGACGTGCCCGATTTCGCCGGCAGCGACCCTTTGCTTTAATTGCTGGATTTTCGAAGCCAGTGAACATAATTTTCCCGGGATTTCTCTATACTGGATGTTTTGTCTCTTCCAGGCAGGTCCTGGCAATTTACGATCGCGAAGAATCGAATTGTACAGAAGTTTCAAGTGTTCGAGGTCGTGGAGACTATCGGCCAAACATCCGATGGTTTCGAATAAAGTCGCTCTAATTGTTAGCGCTTCAATGCAGCTAGTGTCTAGAGCTAATGCTCTGTTGCAATCTGCTATTGCATCCGCTATTCGACCGGCAGATTGAAAAGCCACGGCGCGGTTCACGTAGCATTCGGATAGGAAACCCTGTGGAGCACCCCGACGGCCATCGACGATTTTGGAGAAATGACGGATGGATTCGGAGAAAAGACCAGCGTCGAGGGCCGCTAATGCTGCCGTCTTGCGGCGTATGAGGAGTTTTATCTGGCAGAGGATTTGGGAAATGCTCTCGGACTCGGTTTTTGGCGGGTTTTGTGGATAATTATCAGGCTTAATGTCGTCGGAGAGAGGGAATTTGTTGTATGTAAATACGTCGTCCGATAGAGAAATGCTTTCACGGCGGAAGGCGGCGGTGGCAAGACGTTTTCCGGTCTGGAGAAGCACCATCGCGTCCTCCATTAAGCCCAGGTGGCAACATGCTTGGCCTAATACAGAGTACCTGTTGGATAATAGCATTTTTCAACGAATCAAACAGAAAATTTTCGCCAAGAAATATGATTTTgacattttaaaactttaatctAAGATGGTTTTGGTGAAATTTCAACAATGGCTTCCGGCGATTTCGCGTGATCTACAAGGCAGTCTCTCTCTGAATCTAAAATAATCAAGCAGAAGAAAAATGGGGATCAATTTCAAGCATACCTCCATTGCCCTTCTCTCTCGACGTTTTTGCACAGCCCCGCCATCACCTTCTTCTTCAAATCGGACACAGAGAAGCACTTGAACAGAGTGTCGTTGCGATCCAGAGGGCCGCCGTCGGAGGAAAGAAGCTTCACTTGCCCCTTCGACAGCTGGGTGGATGAGCTATCCGATGACCCCGACGACGAGGCATCCTCGGAGACCACCAATTTCAGGCTGGGGATATAGTCCTGAAGCATATCCGAGACCTCCTTAAACCGTCGGAGATACAGCAAACACCGTGCCTTCAGCTCCAGAGCCACCTCCATGCGCGGTGCCACCGCCAGCGCCGCCTCTAGAAGACCTAACGCCGACGACACATCCGAAGCCTCTTGCGTGGCAATCAAAATCTTCGCTTCCCTCACATACCTCTCCACCATCTGCATAACAGTATCCCAAGAATCAATTAGTTCCCGCAATCCATAACCAAGAATCAACAAACAAAACATCGAACAATATAGATGGGTACCTTTCTATTGGTGAGCCACCAGTGTTTCTTCTCCCCCCCGCTGCGAGACGGAGACACCGTAGCCATGGAAGAAACCCAAGAATCCGAACAACTGGAACACTGCGTCGCTCTGAGAATTATAATAGGCGAAAAACTCACCACATTTTAATGGAAAGTTCTGCAGAGATTGAAATGTTGGAGGAGGAGTAAACAGTGTGGGAGGGAAGGGGCATTAAACAAGAATTGCCAGCTTT
The window above is part of the Primulina huaijiensis isolate GDHJ02 unplaced genomic scaffold, ASM1229523v2 scaffold24871, whole genome shotgun sequence genome. Proteins encoded here:
- the LOC140967355 gene encoding uncharacterized protein, translated to MAWLTRFTTAMAFLAVGVIFSPESFGSISGGQNLPILVTVVKLAYLLCFSTAWGAALWVTFIGGIIMFKNLPRHQFGNLQSKMFPAYFSMVGVCCAVALGAFGYLHPWKSSGAAEKYQLGFLLAAFGFNLSNLVVFTPMTIEMMKERHKVEREANIGEEVGWTKNQEVAKKNPKLATMNKKFGMIHGLSSLANIMSFGSLAIHSWYLAGKISV
- the LOC140967223 gene encoding uncharacterized protein; this encodes MATVSPSRSGGEKKHWWLTNRKMVERYVREAKILIATQEASDVSSALGLLEAALAVAPRMEVALELKARCLLYLRRFKEVSDMLQDYIPSLKLVVSEDASSSGSSDSSSTQLSKGQVKLLSSDGGPLDRNDTLFKCFSVSDLKKKVMAGLCKNVEREGQWRYSVLGQACCHLGLMEDAMVLLQTGKRLATAAFRRESISLSDDVFTYNKFPLSDDIKPDNYPQNPPKTESESISQILCQIKLLIRRKTAALAALDAGLFSESIRHFSKIVDGRRGAPQGFLSECYVNRAVAFQSAGRIADAIADCNRALALDTSCIEALTIRATLFETIGCLADSLHDLEHLKLLYNSILRDRKLPGPAWKRQNIQYREIPGKLCSLASKIQQLKQRVAAGEIGHVDYHALIGLRRECSRSEVERAHLLLNLKHKPDKSSSFIERCEFVDEKDVDSVRDRAKLSALLLYRMIQKGYTSVMATILDEESAEKQGKKTAAAVVIPQPSAAKMDSTPTAISESANCKNSSTMILTTPPASVFQGVFCRDLSTVGNLLSQTVFSRPMTVKYEALSC